One Drosophila subobscura isolate 14011-0131.10 chromosome U, UCBerk_Dsub_1.0, whole genome shotgun sequence DNA window includes the following coding sequences:
- the LOC117900777 gene encoding uncharacterized protein LOC117900777, with protein MQPKAVVIAGLIQLLGVCFFFSPPKDQCSPAPTLASLIFLLAILGFLWDTCIFPIRYMHMHGYWQLPIETVTAIFLAELGSIIIWCPVERVLYGFTEALLNMVGIDGCEHSRLQYWLLGLISTAVSGALLWFILTATDSMYYVERFTRRFRRNVRQGWSMMSCYLRMSKSARCRALKVCQLATRNRCSRQSRCPAAEEDNNNDCDDDDDCN; from the coding sequence ATGCAACCAAAAGCGGTCGTTATTGCCGGGCTTATCCAGCTGTTAGGAGTTTGCTTTTTCTTCAGCCCGCCAAAGGATCAGTGCTCGCCGGCGCCCACTCTTGCCAGCTTGATTTTTCTGTTGGCCATTCTTGGCTTTCTTTGGGACACTTGCATCTTTCCGATTCGCTACATGCACATGCACGGCTACTGGCAGTTGCCTATCGAGACAGTGACGGCGATTTTTTTAGCCGAATTGGGTTCCATCATTATTTGGTGTCCAGTGGAACGCGTTCTCTATGGTTTCACCGAAGCGTTGCTCAACATGGTGGGGATCGATGGATGTGAACACTCGCGACTGCAGTACTGGCTGCTGGGTCTCATCTCCACGGCGGTGAGTGGAGCTCTACTCTGGTTCATTCTCACGGCCACCGACAGCATGTACTATGTGGAGCGGTTCACCCGTCGTTTCAGGCGAAACGTGCGGCAGGGCTGGTCAATGATGAGCTGCTACCTTCGCATGAGCAAGTCGGCCCGGTGTCGGGCCCTCAAAGTCTGTCAATTGGCCACTCGGAATCGTTGTTCAAGACAGTCCCGCTGTCCAGCGGCAGAggaggacaacaacaacgactgcgacgatgacgatgactgTAACTGA